One window from the genome of Echinicola vietnamensis DSM 17526 encodes:
- a CDS encoding SusC/RagA family TonB-linked outer membrane protein — protein MKEKLPAVRRLSGTGMSFRKVKGGILMMLFSGALGSVTHAEETFFVTDESSTSASMSFFQTTAKQVTGTVTDESGEPLPGVSILEKGTTNGTVTDLDGNYKISVASDEAVLVFSFIGMASQEVPVGSQSTLNVELTSNTESLEEFVVIGYGSQKKREITSAVANVEEDDFVQGGMRSPMELIQGKVAGLNINRPQGNNPNGSTDIQLRGLTSLVGTTSPLIVIDGIPGGSLDLLQQDDIASFDVLKDGSAAAIYGTRGNAGVILITTKKGKAGQSRFDYSTYFQREYVDRKPDFLTADQFRELIDQGLMDEVNDLGSSTDLYERLLNKQNLSQYHNFAASGGGENSSYRASFYFNDAEGIARENSRRQFGGRINFNQTGLNDRLTLAANIATNFNKANMLGGSSGDFEQAIQRNPTAPIFNEDGSFVETEAYNNYNPLSRYANRISERNQQTFSGDARLSLDIIEGLTASAFGAYVRNTYNDRYYQSMNDFANRPTSQYQGMGYASKFNHLNWSNTFESTLNYKKIFDSVHSLDVVGGYSYQYFSTETFNVNNNGFTTDGFLDWNLGAGSAINNTQLPRPGMGSFKEDNTLIALFARASYAFDEKYFLQATIRREGSSRFGENHKWGNFPAVSVGWELTKESFLANSTAVNNLKVRLGYGVTGNQGIGNYNSIVTLSTGGVYPQEGIFYQTYGASRNPNPDLRWEKKREWNLGFDFLLFNNKLGGSLDLYNRETVDLLYNYTAQQPPFVRSSLLTNVGSINNRGIEIYLTSTLIQNSDFSWRADLTANTQRNKVNSLSNDVFTISWIEEGGLPSPGNLGNAIRVEEGGAIGNFYGKRFAGFTEDGKWQFYKADGSVGGTADMTTEDLTIIGNGVPKYMASLNNTFTYKNFDLTLFFRGKFGFDILNTKDLYFGNKRWLPNNLLESAITTHDELDDDPQYSDYYLEKGSFVKLDNVTLGYNFTLNSPYLRNLRVYASGRNLLTITGYSGIDPELQDVGLNTGIDNRGFYPRTKSFALGLKVGF, from the coding sequence ATGAAAGAAAAGTTACCAGCTGTTCGTCGCCTTAGCGGCACAGGCATGAGCTTTCGTAAAGTGAAAGGAGGCATTTTAATGATGCTATTTTCAGGAGCCTTAGGCTCCGTCACACATGCGGAAGAAACGTTTTTTGTAACCGATGAGTCCAGCACGTCAGCCAGCATGTCGTTTTTTCAAACTACCGCCAAGCAAGTCACCGGCACCGTGACTGACGAGTCTGGGGAGCCTCTTCCCGGGGTTTCCATCCTAGAAAAAGGAACGACCAATGGTACCGTGACCGACCTCGATGGCAATTACAAGATATCTGTCGCCTCTGATGAGGCGGTATTGGTATTTAGCTTTATCGGGATGGCCAGTCAGGAAGTTCCGGTGGGTAGCCAATCGACCCTGAATGTGGAACTGACGTCCAATACCGAATCACTGGAGGAATTTGTGGTGATCGGCTATGGGTCCCAGAAAAAGCGGGAAATTACCTCAGCAGTGGCGAATGTGGAGGAAGATGATTTTGTACAGGGCGGTATGCGGTCGCCAATGGAGCTTATCCAGGGTAAAGTGGCCGGTCTGAACATTAACAGGCCCCAAGGAAACAACCCCAATGGATCCACAGATATCCAGTTGAGGGGCTTGACCTCTTTAGTGGGTACGACCAGTCCGTTGATTGTGATTGATGGAATTCCCGGCGGGAGTTTGGATTTGCTTCAGCAGGATGATATTGCCTCTTTTGATGTGCTGAAAGATGGGTCCGCAGCAGCCATCTACGGTACCCGGGGCAATGCAGGGGTAATTCTAATTACCACCAAAAAAGGGAAGGCAGGGCAATCCCGGTTCGATTATTCGACCTATTTCCAACGGGAATATGTGGATAGGAAACCAGATTTCCTTACTGCAGATCAGTTCAGAGAACTAATTGATCAAGGATTGATGGACGAAGTCAATGATTTGGGTAGCTCTACTGATCTCTATGAACGATTGCTGAATAAGCAGAACCTGAGCCAATACCATAACTTTGCAGCTTCCGGTGGTGGCGAAAACTCATCTTACCGTGCGTCCTTCTATTTTAATGATGCAGAAGGAATCGCTAGGGAAAACAGTCGTAGGCAATTTGGTGGAAGGATCAATTTTAATCAAACAGGACTAAATGATCGGTTGACCTTGGCGGCAAATATTGCCACTAACTTCAACAAGGCAAACATGCTGGGCGGTAGCTCTGGAGATTTTGAGCAAGCCATTCAGCGAAACCCAACGGCGCCTATTTTCAATGAGGATGGGTCCTTTGTAGAAACTGAAGCCTATAACAACTATAATCCGCTTTCCCGGTATGCCAATAGAATCAGTGAAAGAAATCAACAAACCTTTTCTGGAGATGCCAGGTTGTCTTTGGACATTATAGAAGGGCTAACCGCATCTGCATTCGGTGCTTATGTGAGAAACACTTACAACGATCGGTATTACCAGTCCATGAATGATTTTGCCAACCGGCCGACCTCCCAATATCAGGGAATGGGCTATGCGTCAAAATTCAACCACCTTAACTGGTCCAATACCTTTGAGTCAACGCTGAACTATAAGAAGATATTCGACTCCGTTCATTCATTGGATGTCGTAGGAGGCTATAGTTATCAGTATTTTTCCACAGAAACCTTCAATGTAAACAACAATGGCTTTACCACTGATGGATTTCTGGATTGGAATCTCGGCGCAGGTAGTGCCATTAACAATACTCAACTTCCCCGTCCGGGAATGGGTAGTTTCAAGGAAGACAATACCTTGATTGCCTTGTTCGCTAGGGCAAGTTACGCCTTTGACGAGAAGTATTTCCTTCAGGCAACGATCAGGAGAGAGGGTTCTTCACGTTTTGGGGAGAACCACAAATGGGGGAATTTCCCAGCTGTATCCGTAGGTTGGGAACTGACCAAAGAAAGTTTCCTTGCTAACAGTACAGCGGTAAATAACCTGAAAGTAAGGCTTGGCTATGGCGTTACCGGTAACCAGGGGATAGGCAACTATAATTCCATTGTTACGCTCTCTACCGGAGGGGTTTATCCGCAAGAGGGGATTTTCTATCAGACCTATGGGGCTTCCCGAAACCCTAACCCAGACCTTCGCTGGGAGAAAAAGAGAGAGTGGAACCTGGGATTTGATTTCTTGCTCTTTAACAATAAGCTAGGGGGATCTTTGGATCTTTACAATAGAGAGACGGTCGATTTGCTCTACAATTATACCGCCCAGCAACCGCCATTTGTGCGGAGCTCGCTACTGACCAATGTGGGAAGTATCAATAACAGAGGGATAGAGATTTACCTGACTTCCACATTGATTCAGAATAGTGACTTTAGCTGGCGGGCAGACTTGACGGCCAATACCCAGCGGAACAAGGTGAATTCACTTTCCAATGACGTCTTTACCATTTCGTGGATCGAGGAAGGCGGACTGCCCAGTCCCGGAAACTTGGGTAATGCCATACGAGTGGAAGAGGGTGGAGCCATTGGTAATTTCTATGGTAAGCGCTTTGCAGGGTTTACGGAAGACGGGAAGTGGCAATTTTATAAAGCCGACGGTTCGGTCGGAGGCACAGCTGACATGACCACCGAAGACCTTACCATTATCGGTAATGGTGTTCCCAAGTACATGGCTTCATTGAACAATACCTTTACCTATAAGAATTTTGACCTGACGTTGTTTTTCCGAGGCAAGTTTGGATTTGATATTTTGAATACCAAGGACCTGTATTTTGGCAATAAAAGATGGTTGCCGAATAACCTGCTGGAGAGTGCTATCACCACGCACGATGAGCTGGACGATGATCCCCAGTATTCCGATTATTACTTGGAAAAGGGAAGCTTTGTAAAGCTTGACAACGTAACCTTGGGCTATAATTTCACCCTTAACAGCCCATACCTCAGAAACCTGCGTGTGTATGCTTCCGGTCGAAACCTTCTGACCATTACCGGTTATTCTGGGATCGACCCTGAACTTCAGGATGTTGGCTTGAACACCGGAATCGATAACCGAGGGTTCTATCCTAGAACAAAATCATTTGCACTGGGTCTAAAAGTTGGATTTTAA
- a CDS encoding LacI family DNA-binding transcriptional regulator, producing the protein MQKKKHSIKAIAKELNISVTTVSFVLNGKAEENRISQKLIDKVQAYVKKIGYQPSQLAKSLRTGKSNIIVFMVEDISNPFFATIAKMIEDQAFKDGYKIIYSSTNNDPAKTMGLISMFRDLQVDGYILTPPVGMDAGFLSELSRDRNPLILFDRYLPEVDCSYVVIDNYQGAKQGLDLFLKDGLKKIGFVTIDSDQSQMHERREAYVQMCKKEAIDPKILEIPYDTYSSQETEDAMTAFFESNGDLEAVFFATNYLAMKGMQVIKQLGKKIPADLAVIAFDDNEFFKFNTPSVSSIVQPKEEIARGLIQSMLKLINTPQEERTSHQIVLQASLKERESTQKLTS; encoded by the coding sequence ATGCAAAAAAAGAAACATTCCATAAAAGCCATTGCCAAGGAGCTAAATATTTCAGTAACCACCGTTTCATTTGTGTTGAATGGCAAGGCAGAAGAAAATAGGATTAGCCAAAAGCTGATCGATAAGGTTCAGGCTTATGTGAAGAAAATTGGTTACCAGCCCAGTCAGCTGGCCAAAAGTCTACGAACAGGAAAGTCTAATATCATTGTGTTTATGGTAGAGGATATTTCGAATCCATTTTTTGCGACTATTGCCAAGATGATCGAAGACCAAGCCTTTAAGGATGGCTATAAGATCATTTATTCCAGCACCAATAATGACCCGGCCAAAACCATGGGCTTGATCAGTATGTTTAGGGATTTGCAAGTGGATGGCTATATCCTTACCCCACCTGTGGGAATGGATGCTGGATTTTTGTCCGAATTGTCTAGGGACCGGAATCCGTTGATCCTTTTTGACCGATACCTTCCGGAGGTAGATTGCAGCTATGTGGTGATCGATAATTACCAAGGAGCAAAGCAAGGACTGGATTTGTTCTTGAAAGATGGATTGAAAAAAATCGGTTTTGTAACCATTGACTCCGACCAATCGCAGATGCATGAGAGGAGGGAGGCTTACGTACAGATGTGCAAAAAAGAAGCCATCGATCCCAAGATTTTGGAAATCCCTTATGATACTTATTCTTCTCAGGAAACAGAGGATGCCATGACGGCGTTTTTCGAATCCAACGGTGATTTAGAGGCCGTGTTCTTTGCTACCAATTACTTGGCCATGAAGGGAATGCAGGTGATCAAACAGCTAGGAAAGAAAATTCCTGCAGATTTGGCCGTGATTGCATTTGATGATAATGAGTTTTTCAAGTTCAATACTCCCTCAGTATCCAGTATCGTCCAACCCAAGGAAGAAATTGCACGGGGCCTGATCCAATCTATGCTGAAATTGATCAATACCCCTCAAGAAGAAAGAACATCCCATCAAATCGTCTTACAGGCATCCCTTAAAGAAAGAGAATCTACCCAAAAGCTGACTTCTTAG
- a CDS encoding SusD/RagB family nutrient-binding outer membrane lipoprotein produces MKRYISLMLVGLLVAFTGCDGDFEEINTDPNQADGDLFDPNLILPTVSYNYGNMVTGYTGSILFQSMWVQVLASTSTGGANYYSNADKYVISGSTNNYIQGVWNLGYEASSRINQMQQLAMDKGMTNLNAVGDIMKVLTLSFVTDIYGDIPYTEALQGQEGVTQPKYDQQSALYMTMLADLENAINTLGTGSDEITNDVIYGGDIAKWKKFGYSLMLKMAMRMVTVDPASAQSYVEKAVAGGVFASAADDALMYSDQNNGYSNSSANALNVQDDIYEVRWSKEMIDYLKMMDDPRLPVIAEVPPAGLAANRNGNVVGNNDPAVQIGMPNGYDLKGQATDIKNEPNYPGGTGEGDDVAPIGNYSRPTAIYRDRDAPIFFLTYAEVQLLLAEAAVRGYNVPGTAAEHYEAGVLGAMTSIGKFGGGMVSSAEANAYVQANALDMSSTASAMEMINEQIWATTGLFANFVEAWNNWKRSGYPMLTPVNYTGNFSNGEIPRRQIYPSSEGTTNPQSLNDAISNMGGDTWTTTVWWDQGN; encoded by the coding sequence ATGAAAAGATATATAAGTTTAATGCTGGTAGGGTTGTTAGTGGCTTTCACCGGCTGTGATGGAGATTTTGAAGAGATCAATACCGATCCTAATCAGGCGGACGGCGACCTCTTTGATCCCAACCTGATTTTGCCGACCGTGTCCTACAATTATGGAAACATGGTAACGGGATACACCGGTTCGATTCTGTTTCAGAGTATGTGGGTACAGGTGTTGGCCTCTACGTCCACAGGAGGAGCCAATTATTACTCCAATGCAGACAAGTATGTCATCTCGGGGAGTACCAATAATTACATCCAAGGTGTGTGGAACTTAGGGTACGAAGCCTCTTCCAGGATCAATCAGATGCAGCAATTGGCCATGGACAAGGGAATGACCAACCTCAATGCCGTTGGGGACATCATGAAGGTGTTGACCTTGTCTTTTGTGACGGATATCTATGGCGATATCCCCTATACCGAAGCCCTGCAGGGACAAGAAGGGGTTACCCAGCCGAAGTATGACCAGCAGTCGGCCCTGTACATGACGATGTTGGCAGACCTGGAAAATGCCATCAACACCTTGGGCACAGGGAGTGATGAGATTACCAATGACGTGATCTATGGAGGCGATATTGCCAAATGGAAGAAGTTTGGTTATTCCTTGATGCTGAAAATGGCCATGAGAATGGTGACTGTAGACCCTGCGTCCGCCCAAAGTTACGTCGAAAAGGCGGTCGCCGGTGGAGTTTTTGCTTCTGCTGCGGACGACGCCTTGATGTATTCGGATCAGAATAACGGCTATTCCAATTCCAGTGCGAATGCCCTTAATGTACAGGATGATATTTATGAAGTACGGTGGTCTAAAGAGATGATTGATTACTTGAAAATGATGGATGATCCACGTTTGCCGGTCATTGCTGAAGTTCCCCCAGCTGGCCTTGCGGCCAATAGGAACGGCAATGTGGTCGGTAACAATGATCCGGCTGTGCAAATCGGCATGCCCAATGGTTATGACCTTAAAGGTCAAGCTACCGATATAAAAAATGAGCCAAACTATCCAGGGGGAACAGGTGAAGGAGACGATGTGGCTCCCATTGGGAACTATTCCCGGCCTACCGCCATCTACCGGGATAGGGACGCACCGATTTTCTTCCTGACTTATGCGGAGGTGCAGTTGTTACTGGCTGAAGCAGCCGTAAGGGGCTATAATGTGCCTGGAACTGCCGCAGAGCATTATGAAGCTGGGGTATTGGGAGCGATGACCTCCATTGGGAAATTTGGTGGAGGAATGGTCTCCAGTGCTGAGGCCAATGCTTATGTGCAGGCCAATGCCTTGGATATGAGTTCGACAGCAAGTGCCATGGAAATGATCAATGAGCAAATTTGGGCCACTACGGGGCTGTTTGCCAATTTTGTGGAGGCGTGGAACAACTGGAAGCGTTCGGGCTACCCGATGCTTACACCTGTGAATTATACCGGAAACTTCTCCAATGGCGAGATACCGCGCAGGCAAATTTATCCTTCTTCTGAAGGAACCACGAATCCCCAAAGCCTAAATGATGCCATTTCCAACATGGGCGGTGACACATGGACAACGACCGTTTGGTGGGATCAAGGAAACTAA
- a CDS encoding SusC/RagA family TonB-linked outer membrane protein, with translation MRKILLTMMIMVMMGGHYMSMAQTPSPSSSSPAKTITGTVTDADSGEPIPGVNVFRKGTTTGTSTDLDGNYTLNNVPENATLVFSFIGYTSQEMPVQGKSTIDVALSQDTEELGEVVVTALGISKEKEKLGYSVTEVGSEALDQARETNVANSLAGRVAGLVVKGTSSGPGGTSKITLRGLPSISGTGSPLYVINGIPMDNTQRGSAGQWGGSDNGDGIGNLSPDDIESMTVLKGQAASALYGSRASNGVILITTKAGKKGGDWSLDYTMNFMAEQAVDFTDFQNVYGQGTGGLKPTTAADAQTTGRLAWGAMMDGSQVIGFDGNNYPYAPASENYIDFYRTGTNFTNTVSVSKGLGDDGSFRLSFSNLDANSIVPNSGMDRKTINLNVDQNITDKLNVTAMVNYVNQLSTNIPYLSDGPRNPNNFLFLAPNIDHNIFAPGYNPETGAETVFSDDIYVTNPYFITEKGINDLERNRTISALSAKYSFTPDIYAMVRVGNDVSNDKVNTVEPYGLAYTADLQGALNNRGQSTRSELNIDGIFGAVVDLTEDIEMDALAGVNMRKNKFESIGLSGSRFVLPYLYSPYNTEIFNRNNNTLSYQEREVHSAYYSLGFGYKDFLTLTTTGRYDVYSTLNPENNSIFSPSVTLAFVFDRLLNIDAMDFGKFRASYAVTSGEPTQPYQTQFYYSSANAFNGVPAGSAPLSLPNKDLKPFTTDEVELGLDLSFFKNRLSFDIAYFTKTTHDEIMNATYSITSGFNSGVVATGSVSNKGLEVLVSGVPVQTTKFSWNTSVNMTSVKNEVLSTGPDNNPITLGQNRATLGNAVTAFVVGESGPQIRAYDYAYNEDGSIMVDDSGLPVRGELKNWGSVLPTFYGGWNNTFNYNGISFSFLIDYSFGNKVLSATEYYSTWRGLHKNTLVGREGGISTNGETASAEDYYKSLAQNVTSTSVVDGDFIKLRQLTLGYALPAKWFANTPVVKGLNVSLVARNLAILMRHAENIDPEASFGSNINYTGIEGTSLPSTRSYGFNLKFKLN, from the coding sequence ATGAGAAAAATTCTACTGACCATGATGATCATGGTAATGATGGGAGGGCACTATATGTCAATGGCCCAGACCCCATCACCTTCGAGTTCATCTCCGGCCAAGACCATTACAGGTACGGTCACAGATGCAGATAGTGGAGAGCCAATACCTGGCGTGAATGTCTTTCGAAAGGGCACTACGACAGGGACTTCCACGGACTTAGATGGTAATTACACGCTGAATAATGTTCCAGAGAATGCCACATTGGTATTTTCCTTTATCGGGTATACTTCCCAAGAAATGCCTGTTCAAGGCAAAAGCACGATCGATGTGGCTTTGTCCCAGGATACGGAAGAATTGGGCGAAGTGGTCGTAACCGCCCTGGGCATCAGCAAGGAAAAGGAGAAGCTAGGCTATTCTGTGACAGAAGTAGGTAGCGAGGCCTTGGATCAGGCGCGGGAAACGAACGTGGCCAATTCCTTGGCCGGCCGTGTGGCTGGTTTGGTCGTAAAGGGGACAAGCAGTGGGCCGGGAGGTACTTCGAAGATTACCCTTCGAGGATTGCCCAGTATCAGTGGTACAGGTTCTCCTTTATACGTTATAAACGGAATCCCAATGGATAATACCCAACGTGGATCGGCCGGACAATGGGGCGGTAGTGATAACGGTGACGGCATCGGTAACCTCAGCCCTGATGATATTGAATCCATGACGGTGCTTAAAGGACAGGCCGCTTCGGCATTATATGGCTCAAGGGCTTCTAATGGCGTGATTCTCATTACCACAAAAGCCGGTAAAAAGGGAGGAGACTGGTCCTTGGATTATACCATGAACTTTATGGCAGAGCAAGCGGTAGACTTTACAGACTTCCAAAACGTTTATGGTCAAGGAACTGGCGGGTTAAAGCCTACCACCGCCGCTGATGCACAGACTACAGGGAGATTGGCATGGGGAGCCATGATGGATGGCAGTCAAGTGATTGGTTTTGATGGAAACAATTATCCTTATGCTCCCGCCAGTGAAAATTATATTGATTTTTACAGGACAGGGACGAATTTCACCAATACCGTTTCGGTATCAAAAGGTTTGGGTGACGACGGGTCGTTCAGGCTGTCCTTCTCTAACCTCGATGCCAATTCCATAGTCCCTAATAGTGGAATGGATCGAAAGACCATTAACCTGAATGTAGATCAAAATATTACCGATAAGTTGAATGTTACCGCTATGGTCAATTATGTCAATCAGCTATCGACGAATATTCCCTACCTGAGTGATGGCCCCAGAAACCCCAATAACTTCCTGTTCTTGGCCCCAAATATTGACCATAATATCTTCGCTCCGGGATATAATCCTGAAACGGGAGCGGAGACGGTCTTCAGTGATGATATTTATGTGACCAATCCTTACTTCATTACCGAAAAAGGGATCAACGACTTGGAAAGAAACCGTACCATTTCGGCCTTATCGGCCAAATACAGCTTTACTCCTGATATTTATGCGATGGTCCGTGTGGGAAATGACGTTTCCAATGACAAAGTGAATACCGTGGAACCTTACGGACTTGCTTATACAGCAGATTTACAAGGTGCACTGAACAATCGTGGCCAGTCGACCCGGTCTGAACTTAATATTGACGGTATTTTCGGGGCTGTTGTAGATTTGACGGAGGACATAGAAATGGATGCCCTCGCAGGGGTAAACATGCGTAAGAATAAATTCGAATCCATTGGTTTGAGTGGTAGCCGATTTGTATTGCCTTACCTGTATTCTCCTTATAATACCGAAATATTCAACAGGAACAATAATACGCTGTCCTACCAAGAGCGGGAGGTGCATTCGGCTTACTATTCCCTAGGCTTTGGGTACAAGGATTTTCTGACCTTGACCACTACTGGTCGATATGATGTTTACAGTACATTGAATCCAGAGAATAACAGTATCTTTTCGCCATCGGTAACCCTGGCGTTTGTCTTTGATCGACTGCTGAATATCGATGCCATGGACTTTGGGAAATTCAGGGCATCCTATGCGGTGACGAGTGGAGAACCTACCCAGCCGTACCAGACGCAGTTTTACTACAGCTCTGCCAACGCCTTTAATGGTGTTCCTGCCGGATCAGCACCGCTTTCTTTACCAAACAAAGATTTGAAACCGTTTACCACGGATGAGGTAGAACTCGGGTTGGACTTGAGCTTCTTTAAAAACAGGTTGAGCTTTGACATTGCCTACTTTACCAAGACTACCCATGACGAGATCATGAATGCCACTTACAGCATTACCTCTGGATTTAACAGTGGCGTGGTAGCGACGGGGTCTGTGTCCAACAAAGGATTGGAAGTGTTGGTGTCAGGTGTGCCTGTCCAGACCACCAAGTTCTCCTGGAACACCTCCGTTAACATGACCAGTGTAAAAAATGAGGTGCTCAGTACAGGACCGGACAATAACCCTATTACCTTGGGGCAAAACAGGGCTACACTAGGCAATGCTGTGACGGCTTTCGTCGTGGGAGAATCCGGGCCGCAGATCAGGGCCTATGATTATGCCTATAATGAAGATGGCAGCATCATGGTGGATGATTCTGGCTTGCCAGTAAGAGGAGAACTCAAAAATTGGGGATCTGTCCTGCCCACTTTCTATGGTGGATGGAACAACACCTTCAACTATAACGGGATCTCGTTTTCATTCTTGATCGATTATAGCTTTGGTAATAAGGTGCTGTCCGCGACGGAATATTATTCCACCTGGAGGGGCTTGCATAAAAACACCTTGGTGGGAAGAGAAGGTGGTATTTCCACCAATGGAGAAACGGCATCCGCAGAGGACTATTACAAGTCCCTGGCCCAAAACGTCACCAGTACCAGTGTAGTGGATGGTGACTTTATCAAGCTAAGGCAACTGACCCTTGGGTATGCGTTGCCTGCCAAGTGGTTTGCCAATACGCCTGTTGTCAAAGGGCTTAACGTGTCATTGGTAGCCAGAAACTTGGCCATTTTGATGCGTCATGCTGAAAACATCGACCCTGAAGCTTCCTTTGGTTCCAATATCAACTATACAGGTATCGAAGGGACCAGTTTGCCAAGCACCCGGTCATACGGATTTAACCTTAAATTTAAATTGAATTGA
- a CDS encoding DUF6600 domain-containing protein produces the protein MNKIRNIKWIGITLITCLVFVMNTKKTQAETPMGVSFQVFYDELSPYGDWINDPRHGYIWLPYVDRDFHPYGSNGHWAMTEYGNTWVSYYDWGWAPFHYGRWLYDDYYGWAWVPGYEWGPAWVNWRTGGGYYGWAPLGPGVSINVSINLPSFHWVFVPRTRFMNRHVYRYYAPRRNIVNIYHNTTIINNTVVYNNNRYVGGPHRRDIERYSRRSVDVYRINYSRNAGRASLSRSRNTLNVYRPDLRTARNDRGVTGKPQRVTSREQARTSRANTTRYNSNARSRSNSASPSRGQRSGSNERAVSPSRRSTNSTYDNRSTPSRREQNNARSSTRTGNTSREMAKPTKSNSKSYGRSSSASKRYESRSNKGSSAQSRSARPTNNRESMRKSTGSRSQSSRPTATPSKSRSGSAVSRSSSGSSSRVSRSSGSSSSSRSRSGSSSRGGNSRSRGNNE, from the coding sequence ATGAATAAAATAAGAAACATAAAATGGATCGGCATAACGCTGATAACGTGTTTGGTTTTTGTAATGAATACCAAAAAGACACAAGCAGAAACACCGATGGGAGTATCGTTTCAGGTTTTCTATGACGAATTATCTCCTTATGGTGATTGGATAAATGACCCCAGACACGGTTATATATGGTTACCGTATGTAGACAGGGATTTCCATCCCTACGGGTCTAATGGGCATTGGGCCATGACCGAATACGGAAACACGTGGGTATCGTATTACGATTGGGGATGGGCTCCGTTCCACTACGGCAGATGGCTGTATGATGATTATTACGGCTGGGCATGGGTACCTGGATATGAATGGGGACCTGCATGGGTCAACTGGAGAACGGGCGGAGGATATTACGGCTGGGCTCCTTTAGGACCAGGAGTATCCATCAATGTCTCCATCAATTTACCAAGCTTTCACTGGGTATTCGTTCCAAGGACCCGATTTATGAACCGACACGTTTATCGATATTATGCCCCTAGGCGAAATATTGTAAACATTTATCATAATACCACCATTATTAACAATACCGTTGTATATAATAATAATCGGTATGTGGGCGGACCTCATAGACGTGATATCGAACGGTATAGCAGACGATCAGTCGATGTCTATAGGATAAACTATTCCAGAAATGCTGGCCGTGCGTCCTTATCAAGGTCAAGAAACACCCTAAATGTATACAGGCCTGATTTAAGGACGGCCAGAAATGACAGGGGCGTCACGGGTAAACCCCAAAGAGTCACTTCCCGTGAACAAGCAAGGACGAGTCGCGCTAACACGACCAGGTATAATTCCAATGCCAGGTCCCGTTCAAACAGTGCGTCCCCTTCCAGAGGACAGCGAAGTGGATCGAATGAAAGAGCAGTTTCTCCATCTAGGCGTTCCACAAATTCGACCTATGACAATAGAAGTACCCCTTCCAGGAGGGAGCAAAATAATGCTAGGAGTTCCACAAGAACTGGAAATACTTCTCGTGAAATGGCTAAGCCCACGAAAAGCAATAGTAAGTCTTATGGAAGATCATCCTCTGCCAGCAAGCGATATGAATCGCGTTCTAACAAAGGATCCAGTGCCCAAAGCAGATCGGCCAGGCCTACGAACAACAGGGAATCCATGCGCAAATCCACTGGTTCCAGGAGCCAATCTTCTAGGCCTACAGCAACACCTTCCAAAAGCCGAAGCGGTTCGGCTGTCAGTAGAAGTAGCTCAGGCAGCTCTTCTAGGGTGAGTAGGTCATCAGGTTCATCTTCTAGCAGCAGAAGCAGGTCTGGAAGCTCCTCCCGTGGGGGGAATAGCAGATCAAGAGGTAATAATGAATAA
- a CDS encoding histone H1-like protein Hc1 produces MSRFTEVKELVDSLEDDFAKFYEKGNKAAGTRVRNGMQAIKTLAQDIRKEVTDIKNSGK; encoded by the coding sequence ATGAGCAGATTCACAGAAGTAAAAGAACTAGTTGATTCATTGGAAGACGATTTCGCCAAATTCTACGAAAAAGGTAACAAAGCTGCTGGCACAAGAGTTAGAAACGGCATGCAAGCGATCAAAACCCTTGCTCAAGATATCAGAAAAGAAGTAACTGATATCAAGAATTCAGGAAAATAA